The genomic segment CTGGAGTACGGCACCGACGTGGCCGAGACCGTCTTCAAGGTCGCCGACGACGTGGACGCGAGCGCGATCGCGTTCACTCCTCGCGAGGGAAGCCGCTGGCTCAAACTCCTCTCGGGCGACACGGCGAACGCGCTGATCAGCGAGAGCGAGCGGCCGGTCGTCGTGCTGCCCGATCACGTAGCCGACGGCGACGCGGGCGCGATCGATGCCGACGCGACCGACAGCGCGGCCGAGGACGGAGGCGGCGGTGGCTGACGAGGAGCTCGCGAAGGACCTCGGCCCGCTCGCAGCACTGACCATCGGCGTCGGCACCATGATCGGCGCGGGGATCTTCGTCCTCCCCGGCCCCGCAGTCGCCGAGGCCGGCCCGCTGGTGGCGGTCGCGTTCGTGCTCGGCGGTGCGATCGCGCTCCTCACTGCCCTCTCGGCCGCCGAACTCGGCACCGCGATGCCGAAAGCCGGCGGAGCGTACTACTACGTCAACCACGCGCTCGGGCCGCTGTTCGGCTCGATCGCGGGCTGGGCGAACTGGATGGGGCTCGCCTTTGCCTCGGCCTTCTACATGTTCGGCTTCGGCCAGTACGTCGGCGAGTTCCTCACGGTTCCGGGGATCGATCTCGGCGTGATCGCGCTCGGACCAGCGAAAGTGATCGCGCTCGTCGGCGCGATCCTGTTCGTCGGGGTGAACTACGTCGGCGCGAAGGAGACCGGCCGGCTCCAGAACGTGATCGTGGTCACGCTCGTGGCGATTCTCACGGTGTTCACCGCCGCCGGCGCGCTGAACGCCGATCTCTCGACGCTCCGGCCGATCGCACCGTTCGGGTACACGCCGCTGCTGCCGACGACCGGACTGATATTCGTCTCGTATCTGGGGTTCGTCCAGATCACTTCGGTCGCCGAAGAGATCAAGGATCCCGGGAAGAACCTGCCGCGGGCGGTGATCGGGAGCGTCGTGATCGTGACCGCGATCTACGCCCTCGTCCTGGTCGTGCTGCTCGCGGTCGTCGAGACCCCGGTCGTCGCGAACAACGAGACCGCGGTGGTCGACGTCGCCCGCTTCCTGCTCGGGCCGGTCGGCGCGGGCGTCCTTCTCTTTGCGGGGCTGCTCGCCACCGCCTCCTCGGCGAACGCCTCGATCCTCGCCTCCTCGCGTATCAACTTCGCGATGGGCCGCGACGGGATCGTGAGCGCGTCGCTCAACGAGATCCACGACCGCTTCGCCACGCCGTACCGCTCGATCGCGGTCACGGGTGCGTTCATCGTGCTGTTCATCGTCTTCGGCGACGTCGAGACCCTCGCGACCGCCGGCAGCACGCTCCACCTCGTGATCTACGGCCTCCTGAACGTCGCGCTGATCGTGATGCGCGAGGCCGATCCCGCGGATTACGAGCCCGATTATCGAGTTCCCTTCTACCCGATCACGCCGGTGCTCGGCGCGCTCATCTCCTTCGCGCTCATCGGGTTCATCGAACCGTTCGTCGTCCTGCTCTCGTTCGCGTTCGTCGTCGGCGCGGCGCTGTGGTACGTCCTCTACGCGCGGACACGGGCGACGAAACAGGGCGTGCTCGGTCAGTACGTCCTCAGTCGCTCGGAGGAGCTCCCGGACCGCGCGATCTCGGCGGCCACCACGGTCCAGCCCGACGGCGGCGACTTCCGGGTGATGGTGCCGCTCGCGAACCCCGAAAACCAGACCGACCTGATCGCGCTCGCGAGCACGGTCGCGAAGCGTCGCGGCGGGCGAGTGGTCGCGGTCCACATCGTGCAAGTGCCGGACCAGACCTCGCTCGCCTCCGGGGCCGAACACGTCGACGAGCTCGACGGCTCCGCCGACCTCCTCGACAGTGCGGAGGCCGATGCCGAGACGTTCGGAGTACCGATCGAGACCCACACCGTGCTCAGCCACCGCTCGTTCGAGGAGATCTTCGACGCCGCGCGCACCTACAGCGCCGATACGGTCGTGATGGGCTGGGGCGAGGATTCCCACGGCGCGCCCGGACGTGCCGAGAGCGCGATCGACGAACTCGCGAGCTCGCTTCCCTGTGATTTCCTCGTTCTCAGGAACCGTGGGTTCGATCCCTCGCGGATCGTGGTCCCCACCGCTGGCGGCCCCGACTCGGCACTCAGCGCCCGGATCGCGACGCTGCTCCAGGCCGAACACGATGCTGAGATCGCACTCCTCCACGTCGCCGACGATCGTGCCGAGGGCGAAGCGTTCCTCGCGGAGTGGGCCGACGAACACGGTCTGAGCGACGCCGAACTCATCGTCGAGACCGGCGACGTCGAGGCGGCGATCGCGCGCGCCGCCGCCGACGCCTCGATGTTGATCGTGGGTGCAACCGAGCGCGGGTTGCTCTCGCGCCTGGTCCGTGGTTCACTCGTGCTCGACGTCGTCAACGAGGTCGAGTGTTCGGTGCTGCTCGCCGAGAGGACCCGCGAACGCGGCCTGCTCGATCGACTGCTGGGCTGATCGACTGTCGCTCATGACTCGTTCCTCTCACCCGTGTCGGCACCGGTTCGTGATCAGCCAGTCGGTTCCACCGCTGGCTCGTAATCGAGAAAGCGCAGTTGCACCGTGACCGGCCGGTCGGTCGCCGCACTGATGCGTTCCTGAAGGGTTTGTGCCAGCGTCGGATACTCGCTGCCGGTGGTGCGACTCAGCGTCACCGTGACCGACACGTCACCGCCGAACAGTTCGCGGGCGCTGTAACTCGAGCTGACGCCGACGAGTTCGAGATCGTCGTACACCGGTTCGTCGATGGTGGTCTGGACTTCGCGGTTGGCCGCACCCTCGAATCCGACGTAGCTCGCAGTCGCCGCGCTCACGACGATCACGCTGACGACGAATCCGAGAACGACCAGCGCGTACGCACCCGTCCGGACCGAAATCGTGAGGTTCTCGCGGACGCTTCTGGTCACCGAATCACGGTAGCCGAGCGCGACCAGCGCGACGTACGCGCTCACGTTGATGAACACCACGTTCATGAACAGGAGGACGAGTGCGCCGGCCACCACGAGGGGTTCGTTCCAGACGGTGCCGATGCCCGCGGTTGCCGCCGAGGGGACGATCGCGGCCGCGACCGCAACCCCGGCGATCGACACCGGGAGGTCGGTCGCGAGCGCGAGCGCACCCGCTGCGCCCGCCGCGAGCGCGACCACGACCGCGAGCAGGCTCGGGGTCAGAAACGCACCGACCTGCTGAACCCGGGTGATCGCGAGCGCCGCCGGCACGAAGAACGTCTCCCGCAGCACGAGGCTCATCGCCACCGCGCCGACGTACGCGACGACGAGCCCCACGAGTTGAGTACCCACGCTGTCGACGACCATCCCACGATCGTCGATGACCGCACCGACCGCGGCCGACAGCGACGATCCGGCGAAGGGGGCGATCACCATCGCACCCACGATGATGATCGCCGAATCGAGTAGGAGGCCTGCGACCGCGACGATCGCCGCGAGCGCCGCAAACGCGATGTAGGTCGCGCGTCCCGGTTCGAGGTTCTCGGCGCGCTCCTTGATCTCGGGGTACGAGACGCCCGACTCGCCTTTCGGCCCCGCGACGTACCGGTCCTCTAGGTCCGCCACGGCCTGGGTGGTCGCGCCCGCGGTCTCGACCTCGCTGATGACGGTGTAGGCGTTCTCGTCGAGGCCCGCATCGTAGAGCAGTTCGAGGATCGGGTCGACCCCGCCGCCGGGAACCGGAATCTCGACGATCACCGCGTCGCGGCCGCTCGCTTCCTCGGACACTAAGTATTCGATGTCGGCGTCGGTCAGCGCCGTCGTGACCGCCTCCCGGGAATCGCTCGGGACGCGGGTCCGTATCTGCCGCACGCTCGCCCCTCGAAACCGAGTGAAATCAACCTTCCGATCGGCACGACCACGAAACGATCGACGGAGGGACGTCGTCGGTGATTACGGCCGGAAGAACTCGATCGCCGCACCCTGGCCGAAGCCGACACACTCGGTGGCGAGGCCGTGGTCGGCGTCGCGTTTTTGCATCTCGTGGAGCAGCGTCACGGGCAGGCGTGCGCCGCTCGCGCCGAGTGGGTGGCCGATCGCGATCGCGCCGCCGTTCACGTTGAATATCTCGTCGTCGATCCCGAGCTCGCGCTGACAGTAGAGTGTCTGGGAGGCGAACGCCTCGTTGAGCTCCACGAGATCGAAGTCGTCGATCGATCCGCCCGTGCGTTCGAGCAGGCCCTCGGTGGCGGGCACGGGGCCGATTCCCATCACCTCGGGGTCGACACCGGCGACGTTGTTCCCGCCGACCTCGGCGAGCACGTCGAGGCCGTGATCCTCCGCGAACGCGCGACTCGTGATGAGGGTCGCGGACGCCCCGTCCGAAATCTGGGAGGCGTTGCCCGGCGTTACCGTCCCCTCCGATTTGAACACGGTGGGAAGATCGGCGAGCACCTCGGGCGTCGTGCCCGGTCGGAGCCCCTCGTCGGTGTCGATGGTCTCCTCACCGGTGTCGATCGGGACGATCTCGTCGTCGAAGCGACCCTCCTCGGTGGCTTCGACCGCACGCTGCTGGGAGCGGGCGGCGTACTCGTCCTGGGCTTCCCGACTGACGTCGTAGCGTTCGGCGACCGCTTCGGCGGTCATTCCCATCGCCAGCGCGGCGATGTTGTACTCTTCGGCCAGCCGAGGATGGATGGTCTCGCGGTTCCCGCCCTGTTTCACCCGGCTCATGCTCTCGACCCCGCCCGCGATGATCGCGTCGCGCTGGCCCGCCCGGATCGCGTCGGAAGCGGAGATCATGGCCTGTGCCGAG from the Halococcus saccharolyticus DSM 5350 genome contains:
- a CDS encoding thiolase family protein, yielding MADTTPVVAAAYRTAQGKEDGVFADIRSEDLSIPLINEILADTGIGSEDVDDLMWGCAQQRDEQGSNLARVIALLSDLGESVPATTINRWCASSAQAMISASDAIRAGQRDAIIAGGVESMSRVKQGGNRETIHPRLAEEYNIAALAMGMTAEAVAERYDVSREAQDEYAARSQQRAVEATEEGRFDDEIVPIDTGEETIDTDEGLRPGTTPEVLADLPTVFKSEGTVTPGNASQISDGASATLITSRAFAEDHGLDVLAEVGGNNVAGVDPEVMGIGPVPATEGLLERTGGSIDDFDLVELNEAFASQTLYCQRELGIDDEIFNVNGGAIAIGHPLGASGARLPVTLLHEMQKRDADHGLATECVGFGQGAAIEFFRP
- a CDS encoding DUF389 domain-containing protein encodes the protein MRQIRTRVPSDSREAVTTALTDADIEYLVSEEASGRDAVIVEIPVPGGGVDPILELLYDAGLDENAYTVISEVETAGATTQAVADLEDRYVAGPKGESGVSYPEIKERAENLEPGRATYIAFAALAAIVAVAGLLLDSAIIIVGAMVIAPFAGSSLSAAVGAVIDDRGMVVDSVGTQLVGLVVAYVGAVAMSLVLRETFFVPAALAITRVQQVGAFLTPSLLAVVVALAAGAAGALALATDLPVSIAGVAVAAAIVPSAATAGIGTVWNEPLVVAGALVLLFMNVVFINVSAYVALVALGYRDSVTRSVRENLTISVRTGAYALVVLGFVVSVIVVSAATASYVGFEGAANREVQTTIDEPVYDDLELVGVSSSYSARELFGGDVSVTVTLSRTTGSEYPTLAQTLQERISAATDRPVTVQLRFLDYEPAVEPTG
- a CDS encoding amino acid permease; translation: MADEELAKDLGPLAALTIGVGTMIGAGIFVLPGPAVAEAGPLVAVAFVLGGAIALLTALSAAELGTAMPKAGGAYYYVNHALGPLFGSIAGWANWMGLAFASAFYMFGFGQYVGEFLTVPGIDLGVIALGPAKVIALVGAILFVGVNYVGAKETGRLQNVIVVTLVAILTVFTAAGALNADLSTLRPIAPFGYTPLLPTTGLIFVSYLGFVQITSVAEEIKDPGKNLPRAVIGSVVIVTAIYALVLVVLLAVVETPVVANNETAVVDVARFLLGPVGAGVLLFAGLLATASSANASILASSRINFAMGRDGIVSASLNEIHDRFATPYRSIAVTGAFIVLFIVFGDVETLATAGSTLHLVIYGLLNVALIVMREADPADYEPDYRVPFYPITPVLGALISFALIGFIEPFVVLLSFAFVVGAALWYVLYARTRATKQGVLGQYVLSRSEELPDRAISAATTVQPDGGDFRVMVPLANPENQTDLIALASTVAKRRGGRVVAVHIVQVPDQTSLASGAEHVDELDGSADLLDSAEADAETFGVPIETHTVLSHRSFEEIFDAARTYSADTVVMGWGEDSHGAPGRAESAIDELASSLPCDFLVLRNRGFDPSRIVVPTAGGPDSALSARIATLLQAEHDAEIALLHVADDRAEGEAFLAEWADEHGLSDAELIVETGDVEAAIARAAADASMLIVGATERGLLSRLVRGSLVLDVVNEVECSVLLAERTRERGLLDRLLG